One Neodiprion pinetum isolate iyNeoPine1 chromosome 1, iyNeoPine1.2, whole genome shotgun sequence genomic window carries:
- the Larp7 gene encoding la-related protein 7 — translation MKMVMEEEQSYMELVSESVPVPQVIISNEHGDNEIATPKKKPRLRKKALHAAIRKQMEFYFGDANLSKDRFLGNLIKQDPYVDLQIFLRFNKIRALTTDINQIVKALQKSEMLSVSEDGSKVCRITPIRRKDNVDECSIYVQRLPLNADHEWLSNVFSQYGKVAYVSIPRYKSNKRIKGFAFIEFDEPSSAAKCIEAFREKSCVLPSQTSPDTLLSVTTFHEEEMMEKENDKEFSEGNLDPTENHEDQNEEIVETMQVDYKCEETEQGKKRAHKSSEVSHSNEEDKEVDSESKAEKKQKKSKQKNTEAEMNESQTISVFKSGEKDVDDRKDYTEGEQKPKKRKTSDIFKEDTCEFSSGSADKQIEQSVDFEKDRKSKKRKQRNMSTMKYNEDFNCVEKEKEEAVEKEEQNELSNDDDVFDEGDQKKKRRRKRHNRAEKVDTADIGMQIMAKKDWKVLRNKYLELQRKKMKSLKTHLKRARWNQWSNYEKFREGDKLKVTKDESADQQKADQSTQRFVFTPGVIVKVEMDEPCTDPKNFKMELKRNPNIKYIDVAEGASEAFLRFDTNEAANALVLQSNEERSMSILQDKEETDYWDKMSKDREEKLGKKIRVKQRGRDKLLKKAEKELGKHIKFDEV, via the exons ATGAAGATGGTGATGGAGGAAGAGCAGTCCTACATGGAGTTGGTATCTGAATCTGTTCCGGTGCCGCAAGTAATAATATCGAACGAGCACGGAGACAATGAAATTGCCACACCAAAAAAGAAACCTCGATTGAGGAAGAAGGCATTGCATGCTGCTATAAGAAAGCAAATGGAATTTTACTTTGGAGATGCAAATTTAAGCAAAGATAGATTTCTAGGGAATCTCATAAAGCAGGATCCtt ACGTTgatctacaaatttttttacggttCAATAAGATTCGTGCCTTGACCACAGACATAAATCAAATAGTGAAAGCTttacaaaaatctgaaatgcTGTCTGTGTCTGAAGATGGCTCAAAGGTTTGCAGAATTACACCTATTCGCCGTAAAGATAACGTAGATGAATGCTCAATCTATGTTCAGAGATTACCTTTGAATGCTGATCATGAATGGTTGAGCAATGTATTCAGTCAATATGGTAAAGTTGCTTACGTATCCATTCCACGGTATAAGAGTAACAAAAGGATCAAGGGCTTCGCTTTCATTGAATTTGATGAGCCAAGCAGCGCTGCGAAATGCATTGAA GCatttcgtgaaaaaagttGCGTATTGCCATCCCAAACGTCTCCGGACACGTTGTTGAGCGTTACAACATTTCATGAAGAAGAAATGATGGAAAAAGAGAATGACAAGGAGTTTAGTGAAGGAAACTTGGATCCAACAGAAAATCATGAAGACCAAAATGAGGAGATTGTTGAGACTATGCAAGTAGACTATAAATGTGAAGAAACTGAGCAAGGAAAGAAGCGGGCGCACAAAAGTTCAGAGGTATCTCATTCTAATGAAGAAGATAAAGAAGTTGACTCTGAGTCAAAAGCCGAAAAAAAGCAGAAGAAatcaaagcaaaaaaataCCGAAGCTGAGATGAACGAAAGTCAGACTATAAGTGTTTTTAAATCTGGTGAGAAAGATGTCGATGATAGAAAAGATTACACAGAAGGTGAACAAAAACCAAAGAAACGGAAGACTTCTGACATTTTCAAGGAAGATACATGTGAATTCTCAAGTGGAAGTGCTGACAAGCAAATTGAACAAAGTGTAGATTTTGAGAAGGacagaaaatcgaaaaaacgtAAGCAAAGAAACATGTCAACAATGAAATATAACGAAGATTTTAACTGTgttgaaaaggaaaaggaagaagCGGTTGAAAAAGAGGAGCAAAATGAACTTTCCAATGACGACGATGTTTTTGATGAAGGTGatcagaagaagaaaagaagacgCAAAAGACATAACAGAGCTGAAAAAGTAGATACTGCGGATATAGGCATGCAGATAATGGCCAAGAAAGATTGGAAAGTATTGAGAAATAAATACTTAGAActgcaaagaaaaaagatgaaatcattgaaaacaCATTTAAAGCGAGCTCGATGGAATCAGTGGAGTAATTACGAGAAGTTTAGAGAGGGTGACAAGTTGAAAGTTACAAAAGATGAGAGTGCAGATCAGCAGAAGGCTGACCAATCAActcaaagattcgttttcaCCCCTGGCGTGATAGTGAAAGTTGAGATGGATGAACCTTGCACGgatccaaaaaatttcaag ATGGAGTTGAAACGAAACCCGAACATAAAATACATCGATGTAGCTGAGGGTGCCTCTGAAGCATTTCTGAGGTTCGATACTAATGAAGCTGCAAATGCGCTGGTATTGCAGTCAAACGAGGAGAGATCTATGAGTATTTTGCAAG ACAAAGAGGAAACTGATTATTGGGATAAGATGTCTAAGGATCGGGAAGAGAagttgggtaaaaaaataaggGTGAAGCAAAGAGGACGGGATAAATTACTGAAGAAGGCTGAGAAAGAGTTGGGGAAACACATCAAATTTGATGAGGtgtaa
- the Gar1 gene encoding H/ACA ribonucleoprotein complex subunit 1, with protein MSFRGRGGGFGRGGGGGGGGGFRGGRGGGGFRGRGGGGGGRGGGGGGGYNRGGFDQGPPDQVTNLCHFVWTVQDDLVAKADIEDLPYFNAPIYTESKQQVGKIDEIFGNIRDYYVSIKLSDNIKASSFDKDTKLYIDPAKLLPLQRFLPKPPGSIQKRGGRGGGGRGGGRGSGFGGGRGSGRGGGGGRGGFGGGGGRGGFGGRGGGGGGFRGRGGGFGGRGGGGGGGRGRW; from the exons ATGTCATTCCGGGGCCGAGGGGGTGGATTTGGTAGAGGCGGCGGCGGAGGAGGTGGTGGTGGATTTCGTGGAGGAAGGGGAGGCGGAGGTTTTAGAGGCCGTGGAGGTGGCGGAGGTGGCCGAGGAGGTGGAGGCGGAGGTGGCTACAACAGAGG AGGTTTTGACCAAGGTCCACCTGACCAGGTAACAAATCTTTGTCACTTCGTGTGGACGGTTCAAGACGACCTCGTAGCTAAGGCAGACATTGAAGACTTGCCATATTTCAATGCTCCCATATATACTGAGAGTAAACAACAAGTTGGCAAAATAGacgaaatttttggaaatatcAGAGACTACTATGTGTCCATTAAATTGAGCGACAACATAAAGGCTTCCAGCTTTGATAAAGACACAAAG CTCTACATAGATCCTGCAAAACTTTTACCACTACAACGATTCTTACCAAAACCACCTGGTTCTATTCAGAAACGTGGAGGTCGTGGAGGTGGTGGACGTGGAGGTGGCAGAGGTAGTGGTTTTGGCGGAGGTAGAGGAAGCGGCAGAGGCGGAGGAGGTGGTCGAGGTGGATTCGGAGGAGGAGGTGGTAGAGGTGGATTTGGCGGACGAGGTGGTGGTGGCGGAGGTTTCAGAGGTCGAGGAGGTGGATTCGGTGGGAGAGGTGGTGGAGGCGGAGGCGGAAGAGGACGATGGtag